Proteins found in one Mustela lutreola isolate mMusLut2 chromosome 10, mMusLut2.pri, whole genome shotgun sequence genomic segment:
- the TEX38 gene encoding testis-expressed protein 38 isoform X1 codes for MVWVSLYFGFLGLCSVVTGGCILFLHWRKNLRREERAQEWVEVMRAATFTYSPLLYWINKRRHYGMNTAINTGPPPTVTKTETEVQNADPLWELDIPESRSSAAQDSSPKVEVPTLLQPPLQPLPSPMLPSHTSDPVPIPVFQEVPFAPSLCNLPPMLNHSVSYPLDTCPERNVHFHSLPTMAHGDHCFSTKPLASEL; via the exons ATGG TGTGGGTCTCACTGTACTTCGGCTTCCTGGGGCTGTGTTCTGTCGTAACCGGTGGCTGCATTCTCTTTCTGCACTGGAGGAAGAACTTGCGGCGGGAAGAGCGCGCCCAGGAGTGGGTGGAGGTGATGAGAGCTGCCACATTCACCTACAGCCCACTGTTGTACTGGATCAACAAGCGTCGACATTATGGCATGAACACAGCCATTAACACAGGCCCTCCCCCTACTGTCACCAAGACTGAGACTGAGGTCCAAAATGCAGATCCTCTGTGGGAGCTGGACATCCCTGAGAGCAGGAGCTCTGCTGCCCAAGACAGCAGCCCCAAGGTGGAGGTCCCCACCCTGCTACAACCTCCGCTGCAGCCCCTACCTTCCCCCATGCTGCCGTCCCACACCAGTGACCCCGTTCCGATTCCCGTCTTTCAGGAGGTACCCTTTGCTCCTTCCCTGTGCAACCTGCCCCCAATGCTGAACCACTCAGTCTCCTACCCTTTGGACACCTGTCCTGAGAGGAATGTCCACTTCCATTCCCTCCCCACTATGGCCCATGGAGACCACTGCTTCAGTACCAAGCCTCTCGCTTCAGAATTATAG
- the TEX38 gene encoding testis-expressed protein 38 isoform X2: MDSQQEDLSLPGVWVSLYFGFLGLCSVVTGGCILFLHWRKNLRREERAQEWVEVMRAATFTYSPLLYWINKRRHYGMNTAINTGPPPTVTKTETEVQNADPLWELDIPESRSSAAQDSSPKVEVPTLLQPPLQPLPSPMLPSHTSDPVPIPVFQEVPFAPSLCNLPPMLNHSVSYPLDTCPERNVHFHSLPTMAHGDHCFSTKPLASEL, translated from the exons ATGGATTCCCAGCAGGAGGACCTGAGCCTCCCTGGTG TGTGGGTCTCACTGTACTTCGGCTTCCTGGGGCTGTGTTCTGTCGTAACCGGTGGCTGCATTCTCTTTCTGCACTGGAGGAAGAACTTGCGGCGGGAAGAGCGCGCCCAGGAGTGGGTGGAGGTGATGAGAGCTGCCACATTCACCTACAGCCCACTGTTGTACTGGATCAACAAGCGTCGACATTATGGCATGAACACAGCCATTAACACAGGCCCTCCCCCTACTGTCACCAAGACTGAGACTGAGGTCCAAAATGCAGATCCTCTGTGGGAGCTGGACATCCCTGAGAGCAGGAGCTCTGCTGCCCAAGACAGCAGCCCCAAGGTGGAGGTCCCCACCCTGCTACAACCTCCGCTGCAGCCCCTACCTTCCCCCATGCTGCCGTCCCACACCAGTGACCCCGTTCCGATTCCCGTCTTTCAGGAGGTACCCTTTGCTCCTTCCCTGTGCAACCTGCCCCCAATGCTGAACCACTCAGTCTCCTACCCTTTGGACACCTGTCCTGAGAGGAATGTCCACTTCCATTCCCTCCCCACTATGGCCCATGGAGACCACTGCTTCAGTACCAAGCCTCTCGCTTCAGAATTATAG
- the LOC131810369 gene encoding TM2 domain-containing protein 3 produces the protein MKCPSNGLCSKLPANCVECKTNFSCVYRKPVTFDCTVKPSVTCVDQDFKSQKNFIINMTCRFCWQLPETDYECSNSTSCMTVSYPRQRYMANCTVRDHIYCLGNRTFPKMLYCNWTGGNKWSTALALSITLGGFGADRFYLGQWREGLGKLFSFGGLGIWTLIDVLLIGVGYVGPADGSLYI, from the coding sequence ATGAAGTGTCCAAGTAATGGTTTGTGTAGCAAACTTCCTGCAAACTGTGTAGAATGCAAGACAAATTTCTCCTGTGTCTATAGGAAACCTGTCACCTTTGACTGCACAGTCAAACCTTCTGTTACCTGTGTTGATCAAGACTTCAAATCCCAAAAGAACTTCATCATCAACATGACTTGCAGGTTTTGCTGGCAGCTTCCAGAAACGGATTATGAGTGTTCCAATTCCACCAGCTGCATGACGGTGTCCTATCCCCGGCAGCGTTACATGGCCAACTGCACCGTGCGGGACCACATTTATTGCCTGGGTAACCGTACTTTTCCAAAGATGCTGTACTGCAACTGGACTGGAGGTAATAAGTGGTCTACTGCTCTGGCTCTGAGCATCACCCTCGGTGGGTTTGGAGCCGACCGTTTCTACCTGGGCCAGTGGCGGGAAGGCCTCGGCAAGCTCTTCAGCTTTGGCGGCCTGGGCATATGGACGCTGATAGATGTCTTACTGATTGGCGTTGGCTACGTGGGACCAGCAGATGGCTCTTTGTACATTTAG